In Raphanus sativus cultivar WK10039 chromosome 5, ASM80110v3, whole genome shotgun sequence, the following proteins share a genomic window:
- the LOC130512778 gene encoding polycomb group protein FERTILIZATION-INDEPENDENT ENDOSPERM-like → MSEISLWNESLVAGSLTPSNQKTYKVTKRVHEGKKPLCSVVFNFIDPRFYNFFVTAGGNGINMYNCLEDGGISSLHSYTDEDKEESFYTASWTCSLLERNPFVAAGGLKGRIRVLNLQNNIIKTLVGHQGSVNEIKTHPMIPQLVLSASNDGTVRLWNVETGICVLVFAGSGGHESAVLSVDFHPYDMHRFVSCCMKTTTKVWSMKEFGKHVDESFTWKDDPKTFQTQVVQFPVFTASDRMTIVECNCWVGDYILSKSMTDKILLWQPQLKENSPGEVTLDVLCRYPIPKSYLGHIKFSCDLPMNYVSIGNQKGKIYVWDLKTRPPVLITVLSHYQSKSLIKQTAMSTDGNTILAASEDGTLWRWDVKRV, encoded by the exons GATAAGTTTATGGAACGAATCACTTGTTGCTGGGTCTTTGACTCCATCCAACCAAAAAACTTACAAAGTGACCAAGAGGGTTCATGAAGGGAAGAAACCTTTGTGTTCTGTTGTTTTTAACTTCATTGATCCTCGTTTCTACAATTTCTTTGTCACCGCTGGTGGAAATGGG ATTAATATGTACAACTGTCTTGAAGATGGAGGCATATCTTCATTGCACTCTTACACTGATGAAGAT AAGGAGGAGTCATTTTACACTGCAAGCTGGACGTGTAGCCTCCTTGAAAGGAACCCATTTGTTGCGGCTGGAGGATTGAAAGGCAGAATCCGAGTCCTTAAcctccaaaataatattattaag ACCCTTGTGGGCCACCAGGGTTCAGTGAATGAAATTAAGACACATCCTATGATACCTCAACTTGTGCTTTCTGCTAGCAAT GATGGAACTGTTCGATTGTGGAATGTTGAAACTGGGATATGTGTTCTGGTATTTGCTGGTAGTGGAGGTCATGAATCCGCAGTTCTAAGTGTG GACTTTCATCCTTATGATATGCACCGTTTTGTTAGTTGTTGTATGAAAACCACTACTAAGGTATGGTCAATGAAAG AGTTTGGGAAACATGTCGACGAGTCATTCACATGGAAGGATGATCCAAAAACATTCCAAACACAAGTTGTACAATTCCCT GTATTTACAGCTTCAGATCGTATGACTATAGTAGAGTGTAACTGCTGGGTTGGTGATTATATTCTTTCAAAG AGTATGACGGATAAGATCCTGTTGTGGCAACCACAACTTAAAGAGAATTCTCCTGGAGAG GTTACTTTAGATGTTCTATGTCGATACCCTATTCCAAAGTCTTATCTCGGGCATATTAAGTTTTCCTGCGACCTCCCTATGAATTATGTTTCAATAG GGAATCAGAAAGGCAAGATTTATGTCTGGGATTTAAAGACTCGCCCTCCTGTTTTGATTACAGT GTTATCACACTATCAATCAAAGTCTTTGATCAAGCAAACCGCTATGTCTACTGATGGAAA CACAATTCTTGCTGCCTCCGAGGACGGGACATTATGGCGTTGGGACGTGAAGAGGGTCTAG